One region of Streptomyces capillispiralis genomic DNA includes:
- a CDS encoding PP2C family protein-serine/threonine phosphatase, whose product MLRLGDRSVAWVPPLLLLTAIAVADYNTTGEFRIISWIVLVPGIAAAICGVWGTALFAVLAMAAYTAVDNAWPHQFQAGLPDFILVAAGGVLATLACAVRVRGERRALHMRDVADTVRRTVLRPLPPGWGGLDHAGVYLTADTQARVGGDFYDIQPGPHGTRVLVGDVQGKGLGAVETASVLLGAFREAGYHEAELAVVAERLETRMARHRDYIGALGRDDGDRFATAVLLGFPADRTGVVDAVVFGHEPPLAVGAGGVRTLPVGGGLPLGYRDLAPGPPRVCRVPVADDETLLLVTDGVTEARDAAGHFYRLADDVTRAVTADPRVAAPAPLVAVVRDGTLRHSGGHLADDTTAFAVRRTRVTGGEGHEGGRSPS is encoded by the coding sequence ATGCTCCGGCTGGGGGACCGCAGCGTCGCCTGGGTGCCGCCGCTGCTGCTGCTCACCGCCATCGCGGTGGCCGACTACAACACCACCGGCGAGTTCCGGATCATCTCCTGGATCGTGCTGGTGCCGGGCATCGCCGCCGCGATCTGCGGGGTGTGGGGTACGGCCCTGTTCGCGGTGCTCGCGATGGCCGCGTACACCGCCGTGGACAACGCCTGGCCGCACCAGTTCCAGGCGGGGCTGCCCGACTTCATCCTCGTCGCCGCCGGCGGCGTCCTCGCCACCCTGGCCTGCGCGGTGCGGGTGCGCGGGGAGCGCCGTGCCCTGCACATGCGGGACGTCGCCGACACCGTGCGGCGCACCGTGCTGCGTCCCCTGCCGCCGGGCTGGGGCGGCCTGGACCACGCCGGGGTCTACCTCACCGCGGACACCCAGGCCCGGGTCGGCGGCGACTTCTACGACATCCAGCCGGGCCCGCACGGCACCCGCGTCCTCGTCGGCGACGTGCAGGGAAAGGGGCTGGGCGCGGTGGAGACGGCGTCGGTCCTGCTCGGCGCCTTCCGCGAGGCCGGCTACCACGAGGCGGAGCTGGCGGTCGTCGCGGAGCGGCTGGAGACCCGGATGGCGCGGCACCGCGACTACATCGGGGCGCTCGGGCGGGACGACGGCGACCGGTTCGCCACCGCCGTGCTGCTGGGCTTCCCCGCGGACCGGACCGGTGTGGTGGACGCCGTGGTGTTCGGGCACGAACCGCCGCTGGCCGTCGGCGCCGGCGGGGTGCGGACCCTGCCGGTCGGCGGGGGGCTCCCGCTCGGCTACCGCGACCTGGCCCCCGGCCCGCCGCGGGTGTGCCGGGTGCCGGTGGCCGACGACGAGACGCTGCTGCTGGTCACCGACGGGGTGACCGAGGCACGGGACGCGGCCGGCCACTTCTACCGGCTCGCCGACGACGTGACCCGCGCGGTGACCGCGGACCCGCGGGTGGCCGCACCGGCCCCGCTGGTCGCCGTCGTACGGGACGGGACGCTGCGGCACAGCGGCGGCCACCTGGCCGACGACACCACCGCGTTCGCGGTGCGGCGGACCCGGGTGACGGGGGGCGAAGGCCACGAAGGGGGACGTTCACCCTCCTGA
- a CDS encoding PhoX family protein — MRKLLPLIGTPSGSHPGGRSAMTCRFRCGDACFHEVPNTSSNEYVGDVIAGALSRRSMMRAAAVVTVAAAGAGAVGVAAAPEAQAAPAAKGGHHGKPKGARGLRFTPVAPNTDDVVTVPEGYRQDVVIRWGEPILRGAPAFDPEKQSAKAQAGQFGYNCDFLALLPLRGERDRQILVANHEYTDEVLMFRDYDPANPTREQVEIAWAAHGLAVVAVEEERGSGRLTPVTRHQLNRRLTATSEFRLTGPVAGSDLVKTSADPSGTKVLGTLNNCAGGTTPWGTTLHGEENFNQYFANSSRATDKRYGIGTAATERKWERFDKRFDVAQEPNEVHRFGYVVELDPYDPDSTPRKHTALGRFKHEGATVRLTHDGRPVVYSGDDERFDYFYKFVGSKRMRHGNSRSAREHNLSLLDEGTLYVAKLTGDSPAIEIDGTGKLPKDGEFDGSGQWIPLATATADGAVSHVEGMTAEEVFVFTRLAGDKVGATKMDRPEDVEPNPVTGKVYVALTNNSNRGKAGYAAADEANPRNSNKHGQVLELTERWNRPESTSFAWSLFLVAGDPEDPATYFAGFPKDSVSPISCPDNVAFDAHGNLWISTDGSALGSHDGLFGVATRGDRRGELKQFLTVPNGAETCGPIIQDRRVLVAVQHPGEVDGASVDQPASTWPDGPGTYVRPAVVAVWRADGRDIGV; from the coding sequence GTGCGAAAGCTGCTGCCGCTGATCGGAACACCGTCCGGTTCCCACCCCGGCGGCCGGTCCGCCATGACCTGTCGTTTCCGGTGTGGTGACGCCTGCTTCCACGAGGTGCCCAACACCAGCTCCAACGAGTACGTCGGTGACGTCATCGCCGGCGCCCTCAGCCGCCGCTCGATGATGCGCGCCGCCGCGGTCGTGACCGTCGCCGCGGCCGGTGCCGGGGCCGTCGGCGTCGCCGCCGCGCCCGAGGCGCAGGCCGCCCCGGCCGCCAAGGGCGGCCACCACGGCAAACCCAAGGGCGCCCGCGGTCTGCGGTTCACGCCCGTCGCGCCCAACACCGACGACGTCGTCACCGTGCCGGAGGGCTACCGGCAGGACGTCGTCATCCGTTGGGGCGAGCCCATCCTGCGCGGCGCGCCCGCCTTCGACCCGGAGAAGCAGAGCGCCAAGGCGCAGGCCGGGCAGTTCGGGTACAACTGCGACTTCCTCGCCCTGCTGCCGCTGCGCGGCGAGCGCGACCGGCAGATCCTCGTCGCGAACCACGAGTACACCGACGAGGTCCTGATGTTCCGGGACTACGACCCGGCGAACCCCACCCGTGAGCAGGTGGAGATCGCCTGGGCCGCGCACGGCCTCGCCGTCGTCGCGGTGGAGGAGGAGCGCGGCAGCGGCAGGCTGACGCCCGTCACCCGGCACCAGCTCAACCGCCGTCTCACCGCCACCTCCGAGTTCCGGCTGACCGGGCCCGTCGCCGGGTCCGACCTGGTGAAGACCTCCGCCGACCCGAGCGGCACCAAGGTGCTCGGCACCCTGAACAACTGCGCCGGCGGCACCACCCCGTGGGGCACCACGCTGCACGGCGAGGAGAACTTCAACCAGTACTTCGCCAACAGCAGCCGCGCCACCGACAAGCGGTACGGCATCGGCACCGCCGCCACCGAGCGCAAGTGGGAGCGTTTCGACAAGCGGTTCGACGTCGCCCAGGAGCCCAACGAGGTGCACCGCTTCGGGTACGTCGTCGAGCTGGACCCGTACGACCCCGACTCCACGCCCCGCAAGCACACCGCGCTCGGCCGCTTCAAGCACGAGGGCGCGACCGTGCGGCTGACGCACGACGGGCGTCCGGTCGTGTACTCCGGTGACGACGAGCGCTTCGACTACTTCTACAAGTTCGTCGGCAGCAAGAGGATGCGGCACGGCAACAGCCGGTCCGCCCGCGAGCACAACCTCTCCCTGCTCGACGAGGGCACGCTGTACGTCGCCAAGCTCACCGGCGACTCCCCGGCCATCGAGATCGACGGCACGGGCAAGCTGCCGAAGGACGGCGAGTTCGACGGCAGCGGTCAGTGGATCCCGCTGGCCACCGCCACCGCCGACGGCGCCGTCTCGCACGTCGAGGGCATGACCGCCGAGGAGGTGTTCGTCTTCACGCGCCTGGCCGGTGACAAGGTGGGCGCCACCAAGATGGACCGCCCCGAGGACGTCGAGCCCAACCCGGTCACCGGCAAGGTGTACGTCGCCCTCACCAACAACTCCAACCGCGGCAAGGCCGGTTACGCCGCCGCCGACGAGGCCAACCCGCGCAACTCCAACAAGCACGGTCAGGTGCTGGAGCTGACCGAGCGCTGGAACCGGCCGGAGAGCACCAGCTTCGCCTGGTCGCTGTTCCTGGTCGCGGGCGACCCGGAGGACCCGGCGACGTACTTCGCCGGTTTCCCGAAGGACTCCGTCAGCCCGATCTCCTGCCCGGACAACGTCGCCTTCGACGCGCACGGCAACCTGTGGATCTCCACCGACGGCTCCGCCCTCGGCTCCCACGACGGCCTCTTCGGTGTCGCCACGCGCGGCGACCGGCGCGGTGAGCTGAAGCAGTTCCTGACCGTGCCGAACGGCGCCGAGACCTGCGGCCCGATCATCCAGGACCGGCGGGTGCTCGTCGCCGTGCAGCACCCGGGCGAGGTGGACGGCGCGTCGGTGGACCAGCCGGCCAGCACCTGGCCCGACGGGCCGGGCACCTACGTCCGTCCGGCCGTGGTCGCGGTGTGGCGCGCGGACGGCCGGGACATCGGCGTCTGA
- a CDS encoding LysR family transcriptional regulator, translating to MELEVRHLRALCAIADTGSLHRAARQLGVAQPSLSTQLRRVEEELGGALFVRARTGCRPTPLGRLVLSRARPLVAELRSLVTEARDAAAGGRQLRIGSTASRALPGWLRRLRRHCQEPTLHMDVSANALLRMVADGQLDVAFVHEVEGFPLRVPEGLRTRVLVEREPQFVSLPADHPAAAHPVVHLSDLAGDRWMIDPAVDGEWDAVRRLLRSSGLNPRVLHGDYHTAASLVAIGEAVTVCQPTSPSRPETAVRRLYGDPLGVRLLLAARTDTELEGVYPDLAEAYREAARQAPAYREWLESGGQEPPVPALP from the coding sequence ATGGAGCTGGAGGTCAGGCACCTCAGGGCGCTGTGCGCGATCGCCGACACCGGCAGTCTGCACCGCGCGGCACGACAACTCGGCGTCGCGCAACCGTCGTTGAGCACGCAGCTGCGCCGCGTCGAGGAGGAGCTGGGCGGCGCGCTGTTCGTCCGCGCGCGCACCGGCTGCCGCCCCACCCCGCTGGGGCGGCTGGTGCTCAGCCGCGCCCGCCCGCTGGTGGCCGAACTGCGCTCCCTGGTCACCGAGGCCCGCGACGCCGCGGCCGGCGGCCGGCAGTTGCGCATCGGCTCCACCGCCAGCCGCGCCCTGCCGGGCTGGCTGCGGCGGCTGCGCCGGCACTGCCAGGAACCCACCCTGCACATGGACGTCTCCGCCAACGCCCTGCTCCGCATGGTCGCCGACGGCCAGCTCGACGTCGCCTTCGTGCACGAGGTCGAGGGTTTCCCGCTGCGCGTCCCCGAGGGCCTGCGCACCCGGGTCCTGGTCGAGCGCGAACCGCAGTTCGTGTCCCTGCCCGCCGACCACCCGGCCGCCGCGCACCCCGTCGTCCACCTGTCCGACCTGGCCGGCGACCGCTGGATGATCGACCCCGCGGTCGACGGCGAGTGGGACGCCGTACGCCGGCTGCTGCGCTCCTCCGGCCTCAACCCGCGCGTCCTGCACGGCGATTACCACACAGCCGCGTCCCTGGTCGCCATCGGCGAGGCCGTCACCGTCTGCCAGCCGACCTCGCCCTCCCGCCCCGAGACGGCGGTCCGCCGGCTGTACGGCGACCCGCTCGGCGTACGGCTGCTGCTGGCGGCCCGTACGGACACGGAACTGGAGGGCGTCTATCCCGACCTGGCCGAGGCGTACCGGGAGGCGGCCCGGCAGGCACCGGCCTACCGGGAGTGGCTGGAAAGCGGAGGGCAGGAACCACCGGTCCCGGCCCTCCCCTGA
- a CDS encoding extracellular solute-binding protein encodes MVRRLAALLALLLLAACTGGGNGDGDGTPAASAPADVPGVIVVASGRDVTGKNGVRQQLIDAWNLREQRAGSHYRARLVELPGSADEQRSQLLGALQSRSAKYDVVNLDVTWVPEFASAGLIGALPEDLVDGDVIPSVAETARWDGKVYAAPFNSDVGLLYYRRDHLERANVERPDLRPGLTWKKLRKLIDTVEGRPVPGYSQGWTTQLAAYEGRTVNAVEAFASAVEDFALVDEEGHYTGTVEELTEGIAELRRRTETAYTLPDAVHSDEAASLSDFAEGRTAFLRHWPYVYPALHRTFTREQLGVVPLPGRAVLGGQNLAVTRESTRPGKAAELIRFLTGRQSERCLLDAGFAATRVSAYGDGVRCPAAAGAPSASPTGEGADRVPRDDDGRPAYARTILLPALRDAVHRPRTPLYGAFTQTFTAQLGPLLGDDPPGNEALAARLDEALRRALPD; translated from the coding sequence ATGGTCCGACGGCTCGCCGCACTGCTGGCACTGCTGCTGCTCGCCGCCTGCACCGGCGGCGGGAACGGCGACGGCGACGGGACACCGGCCGCGTCCGCCCCGGCCGACGTGCCCGGCGTCATCGTCGTCGCCAGCGGCCGGGACGTCACCGGCAAGAACGGCGTCCGCCAGCAGCTCATCGACGCCTGGAACCTGCGCGAGCAGCGGGCCGGCTCCCACTACCGCGCCCGGCTGGTGGAACTGCCGGGCAGCGCCGACGAGCAGCGCAGTCAGCTCCTCGGCGCCCTGCAGTCCCGCAGCGCCAAGTACGACGTGGTCAACCTGGACGTCACCTGGGTGCCGGAGTTCGCCTCCGCCGGGCTGATCGGCGCGCTCCCTGAGGACCTGGTCGACGGTGACGTCATCCCGTCCGTGGCCGAGACGGCCCGGTGGGACGGCAAGGTGTACGCGGCGCCGTTCAACAGTGACGTCGGCCTGCTGTACTACCGGCGCGACCACCTGGAGCGGGCGAACGTCGAACGGCCCGATCTGCGCCCCGGCCTCACCTGGAAGAAGCTGCGGAAACTCATCGACACCGTCGAGGGCCGTCCCGTCCCGGGCTACAGCCAGGGCTGGACCACCCAGCTCGCCGCCTACGAGGGCCGAACGGTCAACGCGGTGGAGGCGTTCGCGTCGGCGGTGGAGGACTTCGCGCTGGTCGACGAGGAGGGCCACTACACGGGGACGGTCGAGGAGCTGACCGAGGGGATCGCGGAGCTGCGCCGGCGCACCGAGACGGCGTACACCCTCCCGGACGCCGTCCACTCCGACGAGGCCGCCTCGCTGAGCGACTTCGCCGAGGGCCGTACGGCCTTCCTGCGGCACTGGCCGTACGTCTACCCCGCGCTGCACCGGACCTTCACGCGGGAGCAGCTGGGGGTGGTGCCGCTGCCGGGGCGGGCGGTGCTCGGCGGGCAGAACCTCGCGGTGACCCGGGAGTCGACGCGGCCGGGGAAGGCGGCGGAGCTGATCCGGTTCCTCACCGGCCGGCAGAGCGAGCGCTGTCTGCTGGACGCGGGGTTCGCGGCCACCCGCGTCTCGGCCTACGGCGACGGCGTGCGCTGCCCCGCGGCCGCCGGCGCGCCGTCCGCCTCCCCCACGGGGGAGGGCGCCGACCGGGTCCCGCGCGACGACGACGGCCGCCCGGCCTACGCCCGCACCATCCTGCTGCCGGCCCTGCGCGACGCGGTGCACCGGCCGCGGACCCCGCTGTACGGGGCGTTCACCCAGACGTTCACCGCGCAGCTCGGCCCGCTCCTGGGCGACGATCCGCCCGGGAACGAGGCGCTGGCCGCGCGGCTGGACGAGGCGCTGCGCCGGGCACTGCCCGACTGA
- a CDS encoding effector-associated constant component EACC1, producing the protein MAEGDGVANQGIRVRLDGTATESDIGALRTWLEREKPLEERVRAGELRIHERPRTDESGAPMGVGMDIVVVLVGAGAGAVAQELLDQVKRAVSAWRANRRDVQDGEPPEGGVEPVDLDDR; encoded by the coding sequence ATGGCTGAGGGGGACGGTGTGGCCAACCAAGGCATTCGGGTACGGCTGGACGGAACCGCGACCGAGAGCGACATCGGGGCGCTGCGCACCTGGCTGGAGCGGGAGAAACCGCTCGAGGAGCGGGTGCGCGCGGGCGAGTTGCGGATCCACGAGCGGCCCAGGACGGACGAGTCGGGCGCCCCGATGGGCGTCGGCATGGACATCGTGGTCGTCCTCGTCGGCGCGGGTGCGGGCGCGGTCGCCCAGGAGCTGCTGGACCAGGTCAAGCGGGCCGTGTCGGCATGGCGGGCCAACCGGCGCGACGTCCAGGACGGCGAACCGCCGGAGGGCGGAGTCGAACCGGTGGACCTCGACGACAGGTAG
- the snpA gene encoding snapalysin yields the protein MRMRMPLSVLTAAGLGLTALGLGTAPASAAPAPSAPSGVAAYNGSAEEAAANRAFFEAVLKSAAEKRAANPTGAAAVTVVYDASRAPTFATQIARSTQIWNSSVSNVRLQSGTSGVDFRYYEGNDSRGSYASTDGHGSGYIFLDYRQNQTYDSTRVTSHETGHVLGLPDHYSGPCSELMSGGGPGPSCTNAYPNATERSRVNQLWANGFAAALDKAEKALAKSAR from the coding sequence ATGCGCATGCGCATGCCCCTCTCCGTGCTCACCGCCGCCGGTCTCGGCCTCACGGCCCTCGGACTCGGCACGGCCCCCGCCTCGGCGGCGCCCGCCCCCTCCGCCCCGTCCGGGGTCGCCGCGTACAACGGCTCGGCCGAGGAGGCCGCGGCCAACCGCGCCTTCTTCGAGGCGGTGCTGAAGTCGGCGGCCGAGAAGCGGGCCGCGAACCCGACGGGCGCGGCCGCCGTCACCGTCGTCTACGACGCCTCCCGGGCGCCCACGTTCGCCACGCAGATAGCCCGCAGCACCCAGATATGGAACAGCTCGGTGTCGAACGTGAGACTCCAGTCGGGCACCTCGGGCGTCGACTTCCGGTACTACGAGGGCAACGACTCGCGCGGCTCGTACGCCTCCACCGACGGGCACGGCAGCGGCTACATCTTCCTCGACTACCGGCAGAACCAGACCTACGACTCCACGCGGGTCACCTCGCACGAGACCGGCCACGTGCTCGGACTGCCGGACCACTACAGCGGTCCGTGCAGCGAGCTGATGTCCGGTGGCGGTCCCGGCCCGTCCTGCACCAACGCCTACCCCAACGCCACCGAGCGGTCCCGGGTGAACCAGCTGTGGGCGAACGGCTTCGCCGCCGCGCTGGACAAGGCGGAGAAGGCGCTGGCCAAGTCCGCGCGGTAG
- a CDS encoding endonuclease/exonuclease/phosphatase family protein gives MDTATADPAVTDDGTGRPGGGRRFGAWCAALLFAGVSAVVGCRIADIDGVTPVPQLLAFLPWLLVPTAVGLLCTVPARWWTGAVWGVALLGLLAWYIEPYGRTGEPEGPPVAELRVLTSNVEFGQGTGALLDAVRREKPDILFVQECEYTCDATLRRELAATHPHRQAVEGGGSEGSVILSRFPLTARDEVPGTMGMPGAVADVDGHPVRLQLAHPMPPLPDQVGLWQRELGRLRDAAAAGRDTPTVLAGDFNASQDHAAFRRILDTGLRDAARLDGADRTPTWPARTTPAFGTQIDHVLVSEEFAARRARFLDLADTDHRALVVDLTLHGGR, from the coding sequence TTGGACACAGCCACTGCCGATCCGGCGGTCACCGACGACGGGACCGGGCGGCCTGGGGGAGGACGGCGGTTCGGTGCCTGGTGCGCGGCGCTGCTGTTCGCCGGGGTGAGCGCGGTCGTCGGCTGCCGGATCGCCGACATCGACGGCGTCACCCCCGTGCCCCAGCTGCTGGCCTTCCTGCCCTGGCTGCTCGTGCCCACCGCCGTCGGGCTGCTGTGCACCGTGCCGGCCCGCTGGTGGACCGGCGCCGTGTGGGGCGTGGCCCTGCTCGGACTGCTGGCCTGGTACATCGAGCCGTACGGCAGGACCGGCGAGCCCGAGGGGCCGCCCGTCGCCGAACTGCGGGTGCTGACCTCCAACGTGGAGTTCGGCCAGGGCACCGGCGCCCTGCTCGACGCCGTACGGCGGGAGAAGCCGGACATCCTGTTCGTGCAGGAGTGCGAGTACACCTGCGACGCGACGCTGCGGCGGGAGCTGGCCGCGACCCATCCGCACCGGCAGGCCGTCGAAGGCGGCGGATCCGAGGGTTCCGTCATCCTCAGCCGCTTCCCGCTCACCGCCCGGGACGAGGTGCCCGGCACCATGGGCATGCCCGGTGCCGTCGCCGACGTCGACGGGCACCCCGTACGGCTCCAGCTCGCCCACCCCATGCCGCCGCTCCCCGACCAGGTGGGCCTCTGGCAGCGGGAGCTGGGCCGGCTGCGCGACGCGGCCGCCGCCGGCCGGGACACCCCGACCGTGCTGGCCGGGGACTTCAACGCCTCCCAGGACCACGCCGCCTTCCGGCGCATCCTCGACACCGGTCTGCGCGACGCGGCCCGGCTGGACGGGGCGGACCGGACACCGACCTGGCCCGCGCGGACCACTCCCGCGTTCGGTACGCAGATCGACCACGTCCTGGTGTCCGAGGAGTTCGCCGCGCGCCGGGCCCGTTTCCTCGACCTCGCCGACACCGACCACCGCGCGCTGGTCGTCGACCTCACGCTGCACGGCGGCCGGTGA
- a CDS encoding vWA domain-containing protein: MIPFDPRGLVNRALLVGVSEYDHTEPPHGVPGDLPAVKHNLNRMREVLTGGQVFGEQDVKVLPSPYLADFGQVLQRSARQAEGLLLVYFAGHGAIPSGADELYLQMRDARVIAGRHTVFHGAEKIGDLLATVLATSAARRIVVVLDCCFAGNAAPVREHFDDKRRVLLLMSVQANHRIDAGDARTPTPFTAELAALLDEDRDATLSDLADRLGERMAALGLRTLRDDPWEPQLRTDLGVDVLLRSGAAGRGRPVPAPVPVPGPHDPLPGPPGPDPVPRPWLRTVLSGASARLRGVCATLMGLVRSVLPPRPSWRTVFRVVLPAAVVTGLLGLGLFRLGLVGGDDTVCVPPLELRVLTDPDLEPTVRAAADAYLTSDRNITDDGCRRTGVTVYSAGSSDVVGALRGQSGAWREPPDGDVNPQRDIGPQPDIWIPASRADVDRVEDGQDTDADASLEADEEPLAYSPVVLAVPQNIASEALEERTGLSLDEMIGDLTARDANATVRRPDPEFTDVGLLATVGLYGEGGHAVARGERLVAQPGSPSPTAADLLCTLPDDDAVDNSTAALVPEFLLRSGVGCDPTTRSPRLAQYPEDVPGVEPVFVRVRWRGGDRDEAARDASAEGFRAWLTGEQEGGQVFARDGFRSADDQKLLDDEQVAEGVLREPAPLDESAGRDAMARALDAYQDAGGPGRVLFLLDSSGSMAGLWEGPSGGPGLLRQSLGGLGGRDEYGVWTVAGDDPAHATLLPLGPHARADAERAVGTGARVRDAEADPHAALLAALDEMRERGDDRPQLIVHITDGEDNDRLTGDRLDDVLAAARTSGVPVTVVSLQSGGCDRDRPDRRIADASDGRCLDADDDLGAALHDEVARTGTGEG, translated from the coding sequence GTGATCCCTTTCGACCCGCGCGGGTTGGTGAACCGGGCGCTGCTGGTCGGCGTGTCCGAGTACGACCACACGGAGCCGCCGCACGGCGTGCCGGGCGACCTTCCGGCGGTCAAGCACAACCTGAACCGCATGCGCGAAGTGCTCACGGGCGGGCAGGTGTTCGGCGAGCAGGACGTCAAGGTGCTGCCGTCGCCGTACCTGGCCGACTTCGGGCAGGTGCTGCAACGGTCGGCCAGGCAGGCCGAGGGGCTGCTGCTGGTCTACTTCGCGGGGCACGGCGCCATCCCCAGCGGGGCCGACGAGCTGTACCTGCAGATGCGCGACGCCCGGGTGATCGCCGGCCGGCACACGGTGTTCCACGGCGCGGAGAAGATCGGCGACCTGCTGGCGACGGTGCTGGCCACCAGCGCGGCGCGGCGCATCGTGGTCGTCCTGGACTGCTGCTTCGCGGGCAACGCGGCGCCGGTGCGGGAGCACTTCGACGACAAGCGGCGCGTGCTGCTGCTGATGAGCGTGCAGGCCAACCACCGTATCGACGCGGGGGACGCGCGGACGCCGACGCCGTTCACCGCCGAACTGGCGGCGCTCCTCGACGAGGACCGGGACGCGACGCTGTCGGACCTCGCCGACCGGCTGGGGGAGCGGATGGCGGCGCTCGGTCTGCGGACCCTGCGCGACGACCCGTGGGAGCCGCAGCTCCGCACCGACCTCGGCGTCGACGTGCTGCTGCGGTCGGGGGCGGCCGGCCGCGGACGCCCGGTCCCGGCGCCGGTCCCCGTCCCCGGGCCGCACGATCCCCTCCCCGGACCGCCGGGCCCCGACCCGGTTCCCCGGCCCTGGTTACGGACGGTCCTGTCCGGGGCGTCGGCCCGCCTGCGCGGTGTGTGCGCCACCCTGATGGGGCTCGTCCGCTCCGTCCTCCCGCCGCGCCCGTCCTGGAGGACCGTGTTCCGCGTGGTGCTGCCGGCCGCGGTCGTCACCGGGCTCCTCGGCCTCGGTCTCTTCCGGCTCGGGCTGGTGGGCGGCGACGACACCGTCTGCGTCCCACCGCTGGAGCTGCGGGTGCTGACCGACCCGGACCTGGAGCCGACGGTCCGCGCCGCCGCCGACGCCTACCTCACCTCGGACCGGAACATCACCGACGACGGCTGCCGGCGCACCGGCGTCACCGTCTACAGCGCCGGCTCCTCCGACGTGGTCGGCGCGCTGCGCGGACAGTCCGGTGCCTGGCGGGAGCCCCCGGACGGGGACGTCAACCCGCAGCGGGACATCGGCCCGCAGCCGGACATCTGGATCCCCGCCTCCCGCGCCGACGTCGACCGGGTCGAGGACGGCCAGGACACCGACGCCGACGCCTCCCTGGAGGCGGACGAGGAACCCCTCGCCTACTCCCCCGTCGTGCTCGCCGTCCCGCAGAACATCGCCTCCGAGGCACTGGAGGAGCGCACCGGCCTCTCCCTGGACGAGATGATCGGCGACCTGACCGCGCGGGACGCGAACGCCACGGTGCGCCGCCCCGACCCGGAGTTCACGGACGTGGGACTGCTCGCCACGGTCGGCCTGTACGGCGAGGGCGGGCATGCCGTCGCCCGCGGGGAACGCCTGGTCGCCCAGCCGGGGTCGCCCTCCCCCACCGCCGCCGACCTGCTGTGCACGCTGCCCGACGACGACGCCGTCGACAACAGCACCGCCGCCCTGGTCCCCGAGTTCCTGCTGCGCAGCGGCGTCGGCTGCGACCCGACCACGCGCAGCCCGCGCCTCGCCCAGTACCCCGAGGACGTCCCCGGCGTGGAGCCGGTGTTCGTGCGGGTCCGCTGGCGGGGCGGCGACCGCGACGAAGCGGCCCGGGACGCGTCGGCCGAGGGGTTCCGCGCCTGGCTGACCGGTGAGCAGGAGGGCGGCCAGGTGTTCGCCCGGGACGGCTTCCGCTCCGCGGACGACCAGAAACTGCTGGACGACGAGCAGGTCGCCGAGGGCGTGCTGCGCGAGCCCGCACCGCTCGACGAGTCGGCCGGCCGGGACGCGATGGCGCGGGCGCTGGACGCGTACCAGGACGCGGGCGGCCCGGGCCGGGTGCTGTTCCTGCTGGACAGCTCCGGTTCGATGGCCGGGCTGTGGGAGGGGCCGAGCGGCGGCCCCGGGCTGCTGCGGCAGTCGCTCGGCGGACTGGGCGGGCGGGACGAGTACGGCGTGTGGACGGTGGCCGGCGACGACCCCGCCCACGCGACGCTGCTGCCCCTCGGCCCGCACGCACGGGCCGACGCCGAGCGGGCCGTCGGCACCGGCGCCCGGGTGCGGGACGCCGAGGCCGATCCGCACGCGGCCCTGCTCGCCGCGCTCGACGAGATGCGCGAACGCGGGGACGACCGGCCCCAGCTGATCGTGCACATCACCGACGGCGAGGACAACGACCGGCTGACCGGCGACCGCCTCGACGACGTGCTCGCCGCCGCGCGGACGTCCGGGGTGCCGGTGACCGTGGTGTCCCTGCAGAGCGGCGGCTGCGACCGGGACCGTCCGGACCGCCGGATCGCCGACGCGAGCGACGGCCGCTGCCTGGACGCCGACGACGACCTCGGCGCGGCCCTGCACGACGAGGTCGCCCGCACCGGAACGGGGGAGGGCTGA